The Scomber scombrus chromosome 5, fScoSco1.1, whole genome shotgun sequence genome window below encodes:
- the rflnb gene encoding refilin B — MVGRLNLPNVCEGDPLDMSCRADRGLDSPDSGLPPSPSPSAWLLPVCADKAGGVSPVSEDEGRGSLVPVSPSGSLPQLHTLSYGEGISLDPLPPKEIRYTSSMHYDSDRHFIQDVALQPWGQGLEHCMQTIMAVPHSTWRHYKTQLEFQPRHRPQRFKSTTIIYPKKTSTLYTTELSYDCHRLARRFLSSVELETAGSRKLPQ, encoded by the exons ATGGTTGGCAGGTTGAACTTGCCAAATGTATGTGAAGGTGATCCACTGGATATGAGCTGCAGGGCTGATAGAGGACTTGACAGCCCGGACTCTGGGCTACCCCCGAGCCCGAGCCCCAGCGCCTGGCTCCTGCCTGTGTGCGCGGATAAAGCCGGGGGCGTGAGCCCGGTGTCTGAAGATGAAGGAAGGGGCTCCCTG GTACCAGTTTCACCCTCTGGATCTTTGCCACAGCTGCACACGTTGTCCTATGGGGAGGGTATATCCCTTGATCCGTTACCGCCGAAAGAGATAAG ATACACCTCATCCATGCATTACGACTCAGACCGCCACTTCATCCAGGATGTGGCCCTACAGCCATGGGGCCAGGGCCTTGAACACTGCATGCAGACCATCATGGCCGTGCCCCATAGCACCTGGCGCCACTACAAGACACAGCTGGAGTTTCAGCCTCGCCACCGGCCGCAGCGCTTCAAGAGCACCACGATCATCTACCCCAAGAAAACCAGCACCTTGTATACCACAGAGCTGAGCTACGACTGCCACCGGCTAGCCAGGCGCTTCCTCTCCAGTGTAGAGCTGGAGACTGCAGGCAGCAGAAAGCTACCTCagtga
- the LOC133980717 gene encoding uncharacterized protein LOC133980717 isoform X2 produces MKTDLTNGDTSVMDMFERGKVLKICAPMVRYSKLAFRSLVRKYNCDICFTPMIVAADFMRSVKARDSEFTTNERDRPLIVQFAAHDAQTLADAACVVAPFSDGVDLNCGCPQRWAMSAGYGACLINKPELVKDMVRLVRNQVDNPNYTASIKIRIHKDLRRTVDLCQKAESAGVSWITVHGRTSEERHQPVHYDAIKTIKDSVSVPVIANGDIKYLRDVESIHQLTGVDGRLSSLKMTLQWTAVALFLYVEMGILVILCLPFISARRWQSIFQLRIWGTVARFWNKVFFTMIIILIVLFLDAVREVRKYSGQDLAKDAKVQSTMYDHLHMKLFRAQRNLYISGFAVFLWLVMKRVITLINQLASVSGKTAALQAQADNANQAAKKYMEDNDLLKQALMEGQGDKATAQGMDLLRTEVGKLKEELKTSGDALKNSQSEADVMKKQMDSLAREYDRLLKEHQELQNHQDSGNKKDD; encoded by the exons ATGAAGACTGACCTTACTAACGGTGATACCAGTGTTATGGATATGTTTGAAAGGGGAAAAGTCCTGAAAATATGCGCTCCAATGGTCCGATATTCAAA GCTGGCTTTCAGATCCTTGGTGAGGAAATACAACTGTGATATTTGCTTCACCCCAATGATAGTTGCTGCTGACTTCATGCGATCTGTCAAAGCCAGAGACAGTGAATTCACTACCAATGAGC GTGACCGGCCCCTGATAGTACAGTTTGCTGCCCATGATGCCCAGACTCTGGCTGATGCAGCCTGTGTGGTAGCACCTTTCTCAGATGGAGTTGACCTCAACTGTGGCTGTCCCCAGAG ATGGGCCATGTCAGCAGGGTATGGTGCATGCCTAATCAACAAGCCTGAGCTGGTTAAAGACATGGTCAGACTTGTCAGGAACCAAGTGGACAATCCAAACTATACAGCTTCCATCAAAATCAG AATTCACAAAGACCTGAGACGGACAGTCGATCTGTGCCAGAAGGCTGAGTCAGCCGGTGTGTCGTGGATAACAGTTCACGGTCGCACATCAGAGGAGCGTCACCAGCCGGTCCACTATGATGCCATAAAGACAATCAAAGACAGTGTATCCGTTCCTGTCATTGCCAATGGGGACATCAAGTACCTCCGTGATGTGGAGTCCATTCACCAGCTGACTGGTGTTGATGGTAG GTTATCTTCACTAAAGATGACTCTGCAGTGGACTGCTGTGGCCCTCTTCCTCTATGTGGAGATGGGTATTCTTGTCATCCTCTGTTTACCATTCATCTCAGCTAGGAG gtggcAGAGCATTTTCCAGCTGAGGATCTGGGGCACTGTGGCAAGGTTTTGGAACAAAGTGTTCTTCACAATGATCATAATACTTATTGTTCTCTTCCTTG ATGCAGTTCGTGAGGTGAGGAAATATTCCGGTCAAGACCTTGCCAAAGATGCCAAGGTGCAGTCCACCATGTAtgaccacctgcacatgaagCTTTTCAGAGCCCAGAGGAACCTCTACATCTCCGGCTTTGCTGTCTTCCTCTGGTT GGTTATGAAGCGAGTGATCACTTTGATTAACCAACTGGCATCAGTGTCTGGCAAGACTGCTGCTCTTCAGGCGCAGGCTGACAACGCTAATCAGGCTGCCAAGAAGTACATGGAGGACAATGACCTGCTGAAACAG GCTCTGATGGAAGGACAGGGTGATAAGGCTACCGCACAGGGCATGGACCTGTTGAGGACAGAGGTGGGAAAACTGAAAGAGGAACTGAAGACCTCAGGAGATG CCCTTAAGAACTCCCAGTCAGAGGCGGATGTAATGAAGAAGCAGATGGACAGCCTCGCCAGGGAATACGACAGATTGTTGAAGGAACATCAGGAGCTCCAG aaTCATCAAGATAGTGGAAACAAAAAGGACGACTAG
- the LOC133980717 gene encoding tRNA-dihydrouridine(20a/20b) synthase [NAD(P)+]-like isoform X1 codes for MKTDLTNGDTSVMDMFERGKVLKICAPMVRYSKLAFRSLVRKYNCDICFTPMIVAADFMRSVKARDSEFTTNERDRPLIVQFAAHDAQTLADAACVVAPFSDGVDLNCGCPQRWAMSAGYGACLINKPELVKDMVRLVRNQVDNPNYTASIKIRIHKDLRRTVDLCQKAESAGVSWITVHGRTSEERHQPVHYDAIKTIKDSVSVPVIANGDIKYLRDVESIHQLTGVDGVMAARGLLSNPAMFAGYEDTPLECIWDWVDISLDQGTPFTCFHHHLIYMLERVSSQPERKVFNSLSSTSAVIDYLQSTYGSVHDLGT; via the exons ATGAAGACTGACCTTACTAACGGTGATACCAGTGTTATGGATATGTTTGAAAGGGGAAAAGTCCTGAAAATATGCGCTCCAATGGTCCGATATTCAAA GCTGGCTTTCAGATCCTTGGTGAGGAAATACAACTGTGATATTTGCTTCACCCCAATGATAGTTGCTGCTGACTTCATGCGATCTGTCAAAGCCAGAGACAGTGAATTCACTACCAATGAGC GTGACCGGCCCCTGATAGTACAGTTTGCTGCCCATGATGCCCAGACTCTGGCTGATGCAGCCTGTGTGGTAGCACCTTTCTCAGATGGAGTTGACCTCAACTGTGGCTGTCCCCAGAG ATGGGCCATGTCAGCAGGGTATGGTGCATGCCTAATCAACAAGCCTGAGCTGGTTAAAGACATGGTCAGACTTGTCAGGAACCAAGTGGACAATCCAAACTATACAGCTTCCATCAAAATCAG AATTCACAAAGACCTGAGACGGACAGTCGATCTGTGCCAGAAGGCTGAGTCAGCCGGTGTGTCGTGGATAACAGTTCACGGTCGCACATCAGAGGAGCGTCACCAGCCGGTCCACTATGATGCCATAAAGACAATCAAAGACAGTGTATCCGTTCCTGTCATTGCCAATGGGGACATCAAGTACCTCCGTGATGTGGAGTCCATTCACCAGCTGACTGGTGTTGATG GTGTGATGGCTGCACGAGGACTGCTTTCTAACCCTGCCATGTTCGCTGGCTATGAGGATACACCTTTGGAGTGTATATGGGACTGGGTGGACATCTCTTTAGATCAGGGCACACCATTCACCTGCTTCCACCATCATCTTATCTATATGCTGGAGAGGGTTAGCTCCCAGCCTGAGAGAAAAGTCTTCAATTCTCTATCCAGTACCTCAGCTGTAATAGATTACCTCCAGAGCACATATGGGTCAGTGCATGATCTGGGGACATGA
- the LOC133980248 gene encoding solute carrier organic anion transporter family member 1C1-like — translation MFLVALSFAYFAKALSGSYMKSTITQLERRFDIPSYLIGVIDGSFEIGNLLVIAFVSHFGAKLHRPKIIAVGCVLMSIGTFIIALPHFIIGRYEFETSVRWVVNSTLNPSPCPVGISADLIKDGKLVPAKGCEGDSNLSMWIYVLLGNVLRGIGETPVQPLGISYIDDFASEENAALYVGCVQTISVVGPVFGYLLGSLCAKIYVDIGFVKMETITITPSDARWVGAWWLGYLIAGVITLLSAIPFWFLPRSLPMSGSRGPEKPEQTSFIKDSPFGKHKYPADEHASFLEMAKDFIPTLRTLLGHPVYLIYLCVTIIQLNSLIGMVTYKPKYIEQHFRQSASKANFLMGVINIPAVALGMFSGGLLMKRLKLNLMGAAKFAFGTSLIGYILSLFFFAMSCENAKVAGVTLSYNSVEGISYDKHPVFTACNSDCSCSASDWDPVCGENGITYVSPCLAGCSGSAGSGKNTVFSNCSCVGVAGNFTASTGQCPNKDDCDRMFPYFLGLSVITSFIISLGGTPGYMILIRCIKPQLKSLALGFHALATRTLAGIPAPIYFGAIIDTTCLKWGHKRCGGIGACRIYNTTAYRIAYLGLTLSLRTISFVICIPGFILLSRQLKEEERNAIHGALANGGTELEALRKEELISNSDQSQRTADNSTDRETRL, via the exons ATGTTTTTGGTGGCTTTGTCCTTTGCCTACTTTGCAAAAGCTCTGTCGGGGAGCTACATGAAGAGCACAATAACTCAGCTGGAGAGGCGCTTTGACATCCCCAGTTACCTAATAGGTGTCATTGACGGGAGCTTCGAGATAG GTAACCTGTTGGTGATCGCTTTCGTCAGTCACTTTGGCGCCAAGCTCCATAGGCCAAAGATCATTGCAGTAGGTTGTGTACTGATGTCCATTGGCACCTTCATTATTGCGCTGCCACACTTCATCATTGGACG CTATGAATTTGAAACATCAGTGCGGTGGGTAGTGAACTCAACTCTGAACCCCTCTCCGTGCCCGGTGGGCATATCAGCTGACCTTATCAAAGATGGTAAACTGGTGCCAGCTAAAG GTTGCGAGGGAGATTCCAACCTGTCCATGTGGATCTACGTGCTCCTGGGAAATGTCCTGCGGGGGATTGGAGAAACGCCTGTTCAGCCTCTTGGGATCTCTTATATAGATGATTTTGCTAGTGAGGAGAATGCTGCGCTATATGTTG GCTGTGTGCAGACCATTTCAGTGGTTGGCCCTGTGTTTGGCTACCTACTGGGCTCCCTTTGTGCCAAAATATATGTGGACATTGGATTTGTGAAAATGG AAACCATCACAATCACTCCATCAGATGCCCGCTGGGTTGGGGCCTGGTGGCTGGGCTACCTCATAGCTGGGGTCATCACCCTGCTTTCTGCAATCCCATTCTGGTTTCTGCCCCGCTCCCTGCCCATGTCAGGGTCCCGAGGCCCAGAAAAGCCAGAGCAGACAAGTTTCATTAAAGACTCTCCTTTCGGGAAGCACAAGTACCCAGCGGATGAACATGCTAGTTTCCTAGAAATGGCCAAAG ACTTTATTCCAACCCTGCGAACTCTGTTGGGGCACCCTGTATATTTGATCTACCTGTGTGTGACAATCATCCAGTTGAACTCTCTTATTGGCATGGTCACGTACAAGCCAAAGTATATTGAACAGCACTTCAGGCAGTCTGCATCAAAGGCCAATTTCCTTATGG GTGTGATCAATATCCCGGCTGTAGCGCTGGGGATGTTTTCTGGTGGTCTGCTGATGAAAAGACTGAAGCTGAACCTCATGGGAGCAGCCAAGTTTGCCTTTGGCACATCCCTGATTGGTTATATCCTGTCGCTGTTCTTCTTTGCCATGAGCTGTGAGAATGCCAAGGTAGCCGGGGTGACGCTTTCTTACAACAG TGTGGAAGGGATATCTTATGATAAACACCCTGTGTTCACTGCCTGCAACTCGGACTGCTCATGTTCTGCAAGTGACTGGGACCCAGTCTGTGGAGAGAATGGCATCACGTATGTTTCTCCCTGCCTTGCTGGCTGCAGCGGCTCTGCTGGCTCAGGGAAAAACACA GTCTTCTCTAACTGTAGCTGTGTCGGTGTGGCCGGTAACTTTACGGCCAGTACAGGTCAATGTCCTAACAAGGACGACTGTGACAGGATGTTCCCGTACTTCCTGGGTCTCTCTGTCATCACTTCCTTTATCATCTCCCTCGGTGGAACACCAGGCTACATGATTCTCATCAG GTGCATTAAACCACAGCTGAAATCTTTGGCCTTGGGTTTCCATGCTCTAGCAACACGTACACTTG CAGGGATCCCAGCACCCATCTACTTTGGAGCAATCATTGACACCACATGTCTAAAATGGGGCCACAAGAGGTGTGGAGGCATAGGAGCCTGCAGAATCTACAACACCACTGCATACAG GATAGCATACCTGGGTTTGACTCTGAGCCTGCGGACTATCTCGTTTGTTATTTGCATCCCGGGATTCATTTTGCTCAGCAGACagctgaaggaggaggaaagaaacgCCATCCACGGAGCCCTGGCAAATGGCGGAACAGAGCTGGAGGCACTCAGGAAGGAAGAGTTGATCTCTAATTCTGACCAGTCACAACGAACAGCAGACAACAGCACAGACAGGGAGACGCGGCTGTGA